The candidate division KSB1 bacterium genome contains a region encoding:
- the folE gene encoding GTP cyclohydrolase I FolE, translating to MYEEDIKQLVSRFLALIGEDPQREGLLRTPERVANAWQFLTKGYRDRLEDVINGAIFEETTGDVVVVKDVDFYSMCEHHLLPFFGKAHVAYVPDGRIIGISKIPRIIEMYARRLQVQERLTEQIAQTLCDVLKPKGVAVVLQAQHLCMIMRGVEKKDSLITTRAFHGCFRDDANLRREFLDLLRLEVPR from the coding sequence TTGTACGAGGAAGACATCAAGCAGCTCGTGTCGAGGTTTCTCGCTCTTATCGGAGAGGATCCTCAGCGGGAGGGACTCTTGCGAACCCCGGAGAGGGTTGCCAACGCGTGGCAATTCCTCACCAAAGGCTACCGCGACCGTTTGGAGGACGTCATTAACGGGGCCATCTTCGAGGAGACCACGGGGGACGTCGTTGTGGTGAAGGATGTGGATTTTTACAGCATGTGCGAGCACCATCTCCTTCCGTTCTTTGGGAAGGCGCACGTGGCTTACGTACCCGACGGGCGCATCATCGGCATCAGCAAGATCCCCCGCATCATCGAGATGTATGCAAGAAGGCTCCAGGTCCAGGAGCGACTCACCGAGCAGATCGCGCAGACCCTGTGCGACGTCCTGAAGCCGAAGGGGGTGGCCGTTGTACTGCAGGCTCAACACCTGTGCATGATCATGCGCGGAGTCGAAAAAAAGGATTCGCTGATCACGACGCGGGCCTTCCACGGCTGTTTCCGGGATGACGCAAACCTCAGGAGGGAGTTTCTCGATCTGCTTCGCCTGGAAGTGCCAAGGTAA
- a CDS encoding transglycosylase SLT domain-containing protein, which yields MRSIGKSWVVAIRVLAVVVGAGFVVGFTFNYRENQKRADQIEKLERAFNELRAALNVDSMRQYHVQRLMRLIEQANPTMPSDVRYEVASTIYEMSLKYTNLDVDLIAATITQETGGTWNPELVSPAGAIGLMQVMPATGQFIAYYEGITWSDPMSVLTDPVYNIRIGCRYLSSLVERYGLEGGLAAYNVGERGAAAWLAGAKSARLLPEETQRYVPAVMELYRKGKQSS from the coding sequence ATGCGAAGCATTGGTAAGAGCTGGGTAGTGGCGATTCGGGTGCTCGCAGTGGTCGTGGGAGCAGGTTTTGTCGTTGGCTTCACGTTCAATTATCGCGAGAACCAGAAGAGGGCCGATCAGATCGAGAAGCTGGAACGGGCGTTCAACGAGCTGAGGGCGGCGCTGAACGTCGATTCAATGCGCCAGTACCACGTGCAGAGGCTCATGCGCCTCATCGAGCAGGCCAATCCGACAATGCCGTCTGACGTCCGATATGAAGTTGCGAGCACGATCTATGAGATGAGCCTCAAGTACACCAACCTGGATGTGGACCTGATCGCCGCGACCATTACCCAGGAAACCGGTGGGACGTGGAACCCCGAGCTGGTTTCACCCGCGGGCGCGATAGGTCTGATGCAAGTCATGCCCGCGACAGGCCAATTCATCGCCTACTACGAAGGGATCACTTGGTCGGACCCCATGAGCGTTCTGACCGATCCGGTGTACAATATTCGCATCGGGTGCCGTTATCTGTCGAGCCTGGTGGAACGCTACGGACTGGAAGGGGGTTTGGCGGCCTACAATGTAGGGGAGCGCGGCGCGGCGGCCTGGCTGGCCGGCGCTAAGTCGGCCCGGCTGCTGCCTGAAGAGACGCAACGCTATGTGCCGGCTGTAATGGAACTCTATCGAAAGGGGAAGCAGAGCTCATAG
- a CDS encoding metal-dependent hydrolase produces the protein MPKLTYLGHAAFLIEGKEHRLVIDPFLTGNPLAAAKAEQVKADFVLLTHGHGDHVGDGLAIAKANRATIIAPYELAMYCQQQGATVHPMHIGGAFSFPFGRVKLTIAHHGSGMEIDGKMAYMGNPCGYLITMDGKTIYHAGDTGLFLDMQLIGEMNHIDVALLPIGDNFTMGVDDAVKAVELLKPSLAVPMHYKTFGVIDQDPHEFARKVEAKGFRARVLGFGESLEV, from the coding sequence ATGCCGAAATTGACGTATCTGGGGCACGCAGCCTTTCTGATCGAAGGGAAGGAGCATCGTTTGGTCATTGACCCATTCCTGACCGGAAATCCCTTAGCCGCGGCCAAAGCTGAACAGGTCAAAGCCGACTTTGTCCTGTTGACACACGGACATGGGGATCACGTGGGGGACGGGCTGGCCATCGCGAAGGCGAACCGTGCCACAATCATTGCCCCGTACGAGCTGGCCATGTACTGCCAGCAGCAGGGAGCGACCGTACACCCGATGCACATCGGTGGCGCGTTTTCTTTCCCCTTCGGCCGAGTCAAACTCACCATCGCCCATCACGGCTCCGGCATGGAGATCGACGGCAAGATGGCTTACATGGGCAATCCCTGTGGCTACCTCATCACGATGGACGGCAAGACCATCTACCACGCCGGCGATACGGGCCTGTTCCTGGATATGCAGCTTATAGGTGAAATGAATCACATCGACGTGGCGCTCCTGCCCATCGGCGACAATTTTACGATGGGAGTCGACGACGCCGTAAAGGCAGTGGAGCTCTTGAAGCCCTCCCTCGCCGTGCCCATGCACTACAAGACGTTCGGGGTGATCGATCAGGACCCGCATGAGTTCGCGCGAAAGGTGGAGGCCAAAGGGTTCCGGGCTAGGGTTCTCGGTTTTGGCGAATCCCTCGAAGTCTGA
- the alr gene encoding alanine racemase: MFLPAWVEVDLEVLRGNFRRIFQDKPRGVAVLSVVKDRGYGHGAIAVAREAVRAGVCYLAVATVGEALELRDAGLEAPILVFGERNEQEIDTCLRHRLTVFVNDLRTLGEVRKAVRRIGTRAKVHVEVDTGLSRYGVRWTDALEVIREVASCPEVELEGVMSHFAQSDELDKSFALEQLRRFQSVLDAMGREGIRVRYRHMCNSGGFLDLPQAHFDLVRLGILPLGVYPSQVCRRIEGIRPVMSVRARIAALRDLEPGDVVGYGMHYRAASHRRIAIVPIGYADGFPRVRNRGHMLVRGKKAPIVGGNAMDATMIDVTEIEGVSRWDVVTILGRDGEEEITAHEIASWRGTVSYDILAGWGPRLARVYLDAQGPDTQVLC; encoded by the coding sequence TTGTTTCTTCCGGCGTGGGTAGAAGTGGATCTGGAGGTTTTGCGCGGCAACTTCCGCCGCATCTTTCAGGATAAGCCCCGGGGCGTGGCCGTCCTGTCGGTGGTAAAGGATCGTGGCTACGGGCACGGAGCGATTGCTGTGGCGCGGGAGGCTGTGCGGGCGGGCGTGTGCTACCTGGCCGTGGCCACTGTGGGCGAAGCCCTGGAACTTCGGGACGCCGGCTTGGAAGCTCCCATCCTCGTCTTTGGAGAACGCAACGAGCAAGAGATCGACACTTGCCTTCGGCATCGATTGACCGTTTTCGTGAATGACCTCCGTACGCTTGGGGAGGTTCGGAAAGCGGTCCGCAGGATCGGCACGCGGGCGAAAGTCCACGTGGAGGTCGATACGGGGTTGAGCCGTTACGGAGTCCGCTGGACGGACGCCCTGGAGGTCATCCGGGAGGTGGCAAGCTGCCCGGAAGTCGAGCTGGAAGGCGTGATGAGCCACTTTGCCCAGTCGGACGAACTTGACAAGAGCTTCGCCCTTGAACAGCTTCGCCGCTTCCAGAGCGTTCTGGACGCCATGGGTCGGGAGGGCATCCGGGTTCGCTACCGGCACATGTGCAACAGCGGCGGATTCCTCGATCTCCCGCAAGCTCACTTTGACCTGGTCCGGCTTGGAATCTTGCCCCTTGGGGTCTACCCATCCCAGGTCTGCCGCCGAATCGAGGGGATCCGGCCGGTGATGAGCGTGCGGGCTCGCATCGCGGCCCTCCGCGATCTGGAGCCCGGCGATGTCGTCGGCTACGGGATGCATTACCGCGCTGCGAGCCACAGGCGGATCGCCATCGTGCCGATCGGGTACGCCGACGGGTTTCCACGAGTCAGGAATCGCGGCCATATGCTGGTCCGGGGCAAGAAGGCTCCCATCGTGGGAGGGAACGCCATGGACGCGACCATGATCGACGTCACGGAAATCGAGGGCGTATCCCGATGGGACGTCGTTACCATTCTGGGCCGGGATGGAGAAGAAGAGATCACGGCGCACGAAATTGCGAGCTGGCGGGGCACCGTCTCCTACGATATCCTGGCTGGCTGGGGGCCGCGTCTGGCGCGCGTGTATCTGGACGCTCAGGGGCCAGACACACAGGTCCTCTGCTGA
- a CDS encoding PfkB family carbohydrate kinase, with product MDLFATAERVFANAPRLKIAVVGDFYLDRYIVGNMEAISREAPVPIVRVEHDEYLPGGGGNTTLNVRALGAETYAVGVIGDDLSAEIMVREFERRGVRTEYLLRDPRRLTPTFNKIYASSYHGRKQQVARFDQENAQPVSQEDEARIVEILQARMPEWDAVIVDDYNEVQETGVVTQAILDTVVRVSQEAGVVTVGDSRRRIHRFRHFTALVPNEVELALGLGLAENVHLEGDELDRAALRFLEETRPRYLIVTLAEKGAAIYEWGKKPVRVPTWSIPGEIDVTGAGDTFAAMLSVALASGCDVAGAVNLANAAAAVVVRKLFTTGTASPAEVLAQLSQERL from the coding sequence ATGGACCTTTTCGCCACGGCGGAGCGCGTTTTCGCGAACGCTCCGCGCCTCAAGATCGCGGTGGTCGGCGATTTCTACCTCGATCGCTACATCGTAGGGAACATGGAGGCTATCTCGAGGGAGGCCCCGGTACCGATCGTACGGGTGGAACACGACGAGTATCTGCCTGGCGGTGGGGGCAACACCACGCTGAACGTACGGGCTCTGGGCGCGGAGACGTATGCCGTTGGGGTCATCGGCGATGACCTCTCCGCGGAGATCATGGTCCGCGAGTTCGAACGACGAGGTGTACGAACGGAGTACCTCCTCCGGGATCCTCGCCGTCTCACCCCGACCTTCAACAAAATCTACGCTTCGTCCTATCACGGGCGAAAGCAACAGGTGGCCCGATTCGACCAGGAGAATGCCCAGCCCGTCAGCCAGGAAGACGAGGCGCGCATCGTCGAGATCCTCCAGGCCAGGATGCCCGAGTGGGACGCGGTCATTGTCGACGACTACAACGAGGTCCAGGAGACGGGGGTGGTAACCCAGGCGATCCTCGACACGGTCGTCCGGGTGTCTCAAGAGGCGGGCGTCGTGACCGTCGGGGACTCTCGCCGGCGCATCCACCGGTTTCGACACTTTACGGCTCTGGTGCCCAACGAAGTTGAGCTTGCGCTGGGCCTCGGTCTGGCTGAGAATGTTCACCTCGAAGGCGACGAGCTCGATCGAGCCGCCCTCCGCTTCTTGGAAGAGACACGTCCCAGATACCTTATCGTGACCCTTGCGGAAAAGGGGGCGGCTATCTACGAGTGGGGCAAGAAGCCTGTGCGTGTGCCCACCTGGAGCATTCCCGGCGAGATCGACGTAACCGGCGCCGGCGACACGTTTGCGGCCATGCTTTCGGTCGCTCTGGCAAGCGGATGCGACGTAGCGGGAGCCGTGAACCTGGCAAACGCAGCGGCGGCCGTAGTGGTGCGGAAGCTCTTCACCACCGGCACGGCCTCGCCCGCGGAGGTCCTCGCTCAGCTGAGCCAGGAGCGGCTCTGA
- a CDS encoding cation-translocating P-type ATPase, which yields MARLLTLLQARRGILKAHVKREGGSHLLCLHYDPSLTTLSEVRRLVRKQGAAIANRYRHATLHISDMDCADCAQSIEHILRRMDGLIAVSVSYPAEKMRVEYDAHRVSLTDIVRKVRQLGYSPETPEPALRSWLRAHLHLISAVASGFFLGMGMSAGALGLPRGVATLSYLLAYLLGGWDAARHGVLALLRLRLEIDLLMVAAAIAAAALGHYPEGGLLLFLFSLGHSLEHLALQRVRSETQALQRLRPATARVRRNGALSVVPVQELRTGDVVLVPPGERVPVDGKVLSGTSDVDESVITGESLPVGKGPGDWVLEGSLNSSGLLEVEVTRVGGETAFARIVQLIEEAQTQKARVQRSLERFQRVYVPLALVGVIGVAIVPPIFGWLTWKAAGMRAIAVLVAASPCALALAVPATILSALARAARQGILVKGGAYLEALGKLRAVAFDKTGTLTSGSLEVAEVAALGRSSAREVLMLAASAVQQVPHPLDRALVREAERLGLDTYEAENVRALPGRGVVATVRGRRVLVGNRHLIEQETGVALPPEMVRTLEEMAGKGMTPCMVWIDDAPGAIIGFRDSLRSGSAAAMRSLRRLGIEHIAMLSGDAHSAAAAVAARLEIDEVHAELLPEEKVRRVEDLVRRYQVVAMVGDGVNDAPAMARATLGIATGASLSDVALETSDVAILSHELARLPYAVALGRASRRVLRQNLALSLGVIAILAPLAALGLAGIPLTILLHEGSTLAVVLNALRLLTFEAGEAL from the coding sequence GTGGCCAGACTCCTAACCCTTCTCCAGGCCCGGCGGGGGATCCTCAAGGCCCACGTGAAGCGAGAGGGTGGTAGCCACCTCCTCTGCCTCCACTATGACCCCTCCCTAACGACGCTCAGTGAGGTGCGACGGCTGGTCCGCAAACAGGGGGCGGCCATTGCCAACCGATACCGCCATGCGACGCTGCACATTTCGGACATGGACTGCGCCGATTGCGCGCAGAGTATCGAGCATATCCTGCGGCGCATGGACGGGCTGATCGCCGTCAGTGTGAGCTATCCCGCCGAGAAGATGCGTGTGGAATACGACGCCCACCGCGTCAGCCTGACGGATATCGTCCGCAAGGTGCGGCAACTTGGCTACTCGCCGGAGACCCCGGAGCCCGCGCTCCGCAGCTGGCTGCGCGCGCACCTGCACCTGATTTCCGCCGTGGCGTCCGGCTTCTTTCTTGGGATGGGGATGTCGGCAGGAGCCTTGGGTCTGCCCCGAGGAGTTGCGACGCTCTCGTATCTTTTGGCTTACCTACTGGGCGGCTGGGACGCCGCCCGTCACGGCGTTCTTGCTCTCCTGCGGCTGCGGCTCGAAATCGATCTCCTCATGGTTGCCGCGGCCATAGCCGCGGCCGCGCTGGGGCATTATCCTGAGGGAGGGCTGCTGCTGTTCCTCTTTAGCCTTGGTCATTCGCTGGAGCATCTGGCTCTGCAGCGAGTGCGCAGCGAGACGCAAGCGCTGCAACGCTTACGACCGGCCACGGCGAGAGTGCGGCGCAATGGTGCCCTTTCGGTTGTGCCCGTCCAGGAACTTCGGACAGGAGATGTGGTTCTTGTCCCACCCGGCGAACGAGTGCCTGTAGACGGGAAGGTGCTCTCAGGTACCTCCGACGTCGACGAGAGCGTGATTACGGGGGAGAGCTTACCCGTCGGCAAGGGCCCAGGGGATTGGGTGCTCGAAGGGTCCCTGAACTCTTCAGGCCTGCTGGAGGTCGAGGTTACCCGGGTCGGCGGCGAGACGGCCTTTGCGCGCATCGTCCAGCTAATCGAGGAGGCCCAGACGCAGAAGGCCAGGGTGCAAAGAAGCCTCGAGCGCTTCCAGCGCGTTTACGTTCCTCTTGCCCTTGTTGGGGTCATTGGAGTTGCGATTGTCCCTCCGATCTTCGGATGGCTTACCTGGAAAGCTGCGGGGATGCGTGCGATTGCCGTACTGGTGGCCGCTTCGCCCTGCGCCTTGGCGCTCGCCGTCCCGGCCACGATCCTTTCTGCCCTGGCGCGGGCCGCTCGCCAGGGGATCCTGGTGAAGGGGGGCGCCTACCTGGAGGCCCTGGGCAAGCTGCGAGCCGTCGCCTTCGACAAGACCGGCACTCTGACCAGCGGTTCTCTGGAGGTGGCGGAGGTGGCGGCTCTCGGCCGATCCTCCGCGAGGGAGGTGCTAATGCTTGCGGCTTCGGCGGTGCAACAGGTTCCTCATCCGTTGGATCGCGCGCTGGTTCGAGAAGCTGAGCGATTGGGGCTGGACACCTATGAGGCAGAGAACGTGCGGGCCCTGCCCGGACGAGGAGTGGTGGCCACGGTCCGGGGTAGGAGGGTACTCGTCGGTAACCGTCACCTGATCGAGCAGGAAACCGGGGTTGCCCTACCTCCTGAGATGGTTCGCACCCTCGAGGAGATGGCCGGCAAGGGCATGACCCCGTGTATGGTGTGGATTGATGATGCTCCCGGCGCGATCATTGGGTTTCGTGACAGCTTGCGATCGGGCTCCGCTGCTGCGATGCGATCCCTGCGGCGTCTCGGCATTGAGCACATAGCGATGTTGTCCGGGGATGCGCATTCGGCAGCGGCAGCCGTCGCAGCGCGATTGGAAATCGACGAAGTCCACGCTGAACTTCTCCCCGAAGAAAAGGTTCGCCGGGTCGAGGATCTGGTACGAAGGTATCAGGTGGTGGCTATGGTGGGCGACGGGGTGAACGATGCCCCTGCCATGGCCCGGGCTACGCTCGGGATTGCCACGGGGGCGTCTCTGTCCGACGTGGCGCTGGAGACTTCGGACGTGGCGATTCTGAGCCACGAACTGGCCAGATTGCCCTATGCGGTGGCCCTGGGGCGGGCCAGTCGCCGCGTGCTGCGGCAAAATCTGGCCCTTTCTCTGGGGGTTATTGCGATACTCGCGCCTCTGGCTGCGCTGGGATTGGCCGGTATACCCCTGACCATCCTGCTGCACGAAGGGAGCACGCTGGCCGTGGTCCTGAACGCATTGCGCCTGCTGACCTTTGAGGCCGGGGAAGCCTTGTAG
- a CDS encoding tetratricopeptide repeat protein gives MRRILLAGSLPLALIGVLAFVGCQTKEVTSAKVYIQQDDWDKAIEQLQMAVKMYPNDPEAHYLLGEGYAVKGDYDGMNREFEASLAISPKFEPQIRASREKYWIRAFNSGVNKFNARAYDEAARDFLTATRIDPSRPEAYVNGATAFLVLDSLPRAVEVAEEGLQHSPNDPKLLTLAGDIYLRTERYDQAISVLEKAVAVEPNNANAIANLARAYHSAGKGEQALETYRRALQSDPENTDLIFNMALLHFSAKRYDQAAECFAKVIEKNPDDYEANWRLAVTYLVVADSLNKPVAERLINGEEVPDQEIKKVQQAYGKAIPYLEKCTQLKPDDADLWLYLGQAYVRSGNAAKGEEAFKREKELRGEGESTRR, from the coding sequence ATGAGACGGATACTTCTTGCGGGTTCCCTCCCGCTGGCCTTGATCGGGGTTCTGGCGTTCGTAGGTTGCCAGACGAAAGAGGTGACCTCTGCCAAGGTGTACATCCAACAAGACGATTGGGACAAGGCCATCGAGCAGCTCCAGATGGCCGTGAAGATGTACCCGAACGATCCAGAGGCCCACTACCTGCTCGGGGAGGGCTATGCGGTCAAGGGCGACTACGATGGGATGAACCGGGAGTTTGAGGCCTCGCTGGCCATTTCGCCGAAGTTCGAACCGCAGATCCGCGCCAGCAGGGAGAAATACTGGATCCGCGCTTTCAATAGCGGTGTGAACAAGTTCAACGCTCGCGCGTACGACGAGGCCGCGCGCGATTTCCTCACAGCTACGCGAATCGATCCCTCCCGGCCTGAAGCGTACGTGAACGGGGCGACGGCCTTTCTGGTGCTCGACAGCCTACCTCGGGCGGTGGAAGTGGCAGAGGAAGGGCTCCAGCACTCACCCAACGACCCCAAGCTTCTCACCCTGGCGGGCGATATTTACCTGCGAACCGAACGGTACGACCAAGCGATCTCGGTTCTGGAAAAGGCGGTCGCTGTCGAACCGAATAATGCCAATGCAATCGCCAACCTGGCGCGCGCCTACCATAGCGCCGGGAAAGGGGAACAGGCTCTGGAGACCTACAGAAGGGCACTCCAGTCCGATCCCGAGAACACCGACCTGATCTTCAACATGGCGCTCCTTCACTTCAGCGCCAAGCGATACGACCAGGCCGCCGAGTGCTTCGCTAAAGTGATCGAAAAGAACCCGGATGACTACGAGGCGAATTGGCGTCTGGCTGTCACGTACCTTGTGGTGGCAGACAGTCTCAACAAGCCCGTTGCGGAGCGCCTGATCAATGGCGAGGAAGTCCCCGACCAGGAGATCAAAAAGGTTCAGCAAGCCTACGGCAAGGCGATCCCGTATCTGGAAAAGTGCACCCAGCTCAAGCCGGACGATGCAGACCTGTGGCTCTACTTAGGTCAGGCCTACGTCCGTTCGGGCAACGCGGCCAAGGGCGAGGAAGCCTTCAAGCGGGAGAAGGAGCTGCGAGGCGAAGGGGAAAGCACACGCCGTTAG
- a CDS encoding phosphoribosylamine--glycine ligase, protein MGSRLRVMVLGVGAFAQGVLRILKEDGAEVCTYLTRDYAHYPPSLEGETFLREVYPDPCRLIEERRVDLVIPMSIDWAQEPWAPRLVQDGVPIFSPTGEGMKLERERDYARRLCRRFHIPFPKAYVARNRLEAEAILQANPRPFVIKNPLCSPTSPIHTIVCETVEDTHAWLEKIDYAEGVFLQEYMGRREIGHIAVVSGGEIYSLVTNQEYKRAFNGNMGIVAGAPLGGIVEQDPEDKYGLARHLLRPLLPWFRQVGYHGPVQVTAALRDGRWHVLEYNIRIGVTSGPMILRMLRNPLDVIWNVANDRPPEPQFYEDRRFGCSLTLAGYGYPYVKITGPALPIQVLEDFTCDVWWNEVGLDARGQLVATGHRIADVVALAPSLEEAIGTAYDNIRKIRCLASYYRTDIGQSLWPPGSE, encoded by the coding sequence ATGGGGTCGCGGCTTAGGGTGATGGTCTTGGGAGTGGGGGCTTTCGCTCAGGGGGTTCTTCGCATCCTGAAGGAGGATGGGGCGGAGGTCTGCACCTACTTGACGCGGGATTACGCCCACTATCCACCCTCTTTGGAGGGCGAAACGTTCCTGCGCGAAGTCTACCCAGATCCCTGCCGCCTGATTGAGGAGAGGCGCGTAGACCTTGTGATCCCGATGTCCATCGATTGGGCGCAGGAGCCCTGGGCACCGAGGCTCGTGCAGGACGGTGTGCCCATTTTCTCCCCTACGGGCGAAGGAATGAAGCTGGAGAGGGAAAGGGACTATGCTCGGCGTCTCTGCCGACGGTTTCACATCCCCTTCCCCAAGGCCTATGTGGCGCGGAACCGCCTCGAGGCAGAAGCCATCCTCCAGGCGAACCCGCGGCCCTTCGTGATCAAGAATCCCCTGTGTTCCCCCACAAGTCCGATCCACACCATCGTCTGCGAGACCGTGGAGGACACCCATGCCTGGCTGGAGAAGATCGATTACGCGGAAGGGGTCTTCCTGCAGGAGTATATGGGGAGGCGAGAGATAGGGCACATCGCCGTGGTCAGCGGTGGCGAGATCTACTCTCTGGTCACCAATCAGGAGTACAAGAGGGCCTTCAATGGAAACATGGGCATTGTAGCCGGCGCACCGCTCGGAGGCATCGTCGAGCAGGACCCAGAGGACAAGTACGGTCTTGCCCGCCATCTTCTCCGCCCTCTGCTGCCTTGGTTTCGGCAGGTCGGATATCACGGACCCGTCCAGGTGACCGCGGCTTTGCGGGATGGTCGCTGGCACGTACTGGAGTACAACATCCGCATTGGAGTAACTTCGGGGCCCATGATTCTGCGGATGCTCCGGAATCCGCTGGACGTGATCTGGAACGTAGCCAACGACCGCCCCCCCGAGCCGCAGTTTTACGAAGACCGTCGATTCGGATGCTCGCTAACCCTAGCCGGCTATGGGTACCCGTACGTGAAGATCACGGGTCCCGCCTTGCCGATCCAAGTGCTTGAGGATTTCACCTGCGATGTCTGGTGGAACGAGGTAGGTCTGGACGCACGAGGTCAGCTTGTAGCCACCGGCCACCGCATCGCCGATGTGGTCGCCCTTGCCCCTTCCCTGGAGGAGGCCATTGGCACAGCCTATGACAATATCCGCAAGATTCGATGTCTCGCGAGCTATTACCGTACGGATATCGGACAGAGTCTATGGCCGCCTGGGTCAGAGTAG